The Epinephelus lanceolatus isolate andai-2023 chromosome 1, ASM4190304v1, whole genome shotgun sequence genome has a window encoding:
- the wnt7aa gene encoding wingless-type MMTV integration site family, member 7Aa, giving the protein MSRKTRRWIFHFFLCLGVLYLKIGGLSSVVALGASIICNKIPGLAPRQRTICQSRPDAIIVIGEGVQMGINECQFQFRHGRWNCSALAERTVFGKELKVGSKEAAFTYAIIAAGVAHAVTAACTQGSLSGCGCDKEKQGFYNQEEGWKWGGCSADIHYGLSFSKVFVDAREIKQNARTLMNLHNNEVGRKVLEKGMRLECKCHGVSGSCTTKTCWTTLPKFRQLGYLLKDKYNQAVHVEPVRASRNKRPTFLKIKKPHSYRKPMDTDLVYIERSPNYCEADPLTGSMGTQGRLCNKTALQPNSCDLMCCGRGYNTHQYSRVWQCNCKFLWCCYVKCNTCSERTEVYTCK; this is encoded by the exons ATGAGTAGGAAGACACGGCGCTGgattttccattttttcctgTGCCTTGGAGTATTGTATCTGAAAATCGG GGGTCTGTCATCGGTGGTTGCGCTGGGAGCCAGCATCATCTGCAATAAAATCCCCGGCTTGGCCCCCCGTCAGAGGACTATCTGTCAGAGCCGGCCCGACGCGATCATAGTGATCGGAGAGGGAGTTCAGATGGGGATCAATGAGTGTCAGTTTCAGTTCAGACACGGACGCTGGAACTGCTCGGCCCTGGCAGAGAGGACCGTGTTCGGGAAAGAGCTCAAAGTGG GCAGTAAGGAGGCTGCGTTCACCTATGCTATCATCGCTGCCGGGGTTGCCCATGCAGTCACTGCGGCCTGCACCCAGGGGAGTCTGAGCGGCTGTGGCTGCGACAAGGAGAAGCAGGGTTTCTACAACCAGGAGGAGGGCTGGAAGTGGGGCGGCTGCTCTGCAGACATCCACTACGGCCTGAGTTTCTCTAAGGTGTTTGTGGACGCGCGGGAGATCAAGCAGAATGCCAGGACTCTCATGAATTTACATAACAATGAAGTGGGACGCAAG GTCCTGGAGAAGGGCATGCGTCTGGAGTGCAAGTGTCACGGTGTGTCGGGATCCTGCACCACCAAGACATGCTGGACAACGCTCCCCAAGTTCCGTCAGCTGGGATACCTCCTCAAGGACAAGTACAACCAGGCTGTACACGTGGAACCGGTACGAGCCAGCCGCAACAAGCGCCCCACCTTCCTAAAGATCAAGAAACCCCATTCCTACCGCAAGCCCATGGACACAGATCTGGTCTACATCGAGAGGTCACCCAACTACTGCGAGGCCGACCCTCTGACCGGCAGCATGGGAACACAGGGTCGCCTGTGCAACAAAACGGCCCTGCAGCCCAACAGCTGCGACCTGATGTGTTGTGGTCGAGGATATAACACACACCAGTACTCACGCGTTTGGCAGTGCAACTGTAAGTTCCTGTGGTGCTGCTATGTGAAATGCAACACCTGCAGCGAGAGGACAGAGGTGTATACCTGTAAATAG